From the Chloroflexus aurantiacus J-10-fl genome, one window contains:
- a CDS encoding cytochrome P450 — MIRFPSPVAIRNLQQLRREPLTLLEELAARGDVVPFRVGPQMMVLVNHPDLIREVLVTQHRSFVKGRVLERAKRLLGEGLLTSEGELHLRQRRLMQPAFHRQRIAAYGDAMVAVAEARSARWQDGLVLDVSREFMAITLQIVGITLFSADTEADADEVFAAMHDLVAMFDLAVLPFADWLFALPLPPVRRFQAVKARLDAIIYRLIAQRRANPVDRGDLLSMLLTAVDHEGDGYRMTDTQLRDELLTIFLAGHETTANALTWALYLLAQYPSLAAHLAAELDTVLGGRKPTVADLPKLTYTSWFFAEALRLYPPAWLIGRRAIAPVTLGDVRIAPDTIVLLSPWLMHHDPRFFHEPYHCDPLRHTPEAQAQRPKFAFFPFGGGPRTCIGEPFAWMEGILVLATLAQRWQFLPVADHPVVLQTGITLRPRYGMQLQLRERRTVLGAA; from the coding sequence ATGATCCGCTTTCCTTCCCCAGTTGCAATTCGCAACCTACAGCAATTGCGTCGCGAACCGCTGACGCTACTGGAGGAACTGGCTGCTCGCGGCGATGTGGTGCCATTTCGGGTTGGGCCGCAAATGATGGTGCTGGTGAACCATCCTGATCTCATCCGGGAGGTGCTGGTGACACAGCATCGCTCCTTTGTCAAGGGGCGTGTGCTGGAACGGGCAAAGCGCCTGCTCGGTGAGGGATTGCTGACCAGTGAGGGTGAGTTACATCTGCGCCAGCGACGCCTGATGCAGCCGGCTTTTCACCGCCAGCGGATTGCCGCTTACGGCGATGCAATGGTCGCGGTGGCCGAGGCGCGCAGTGCGCGCTGGCAAGATGGGCTGGTGCTCGATGTCAGCCGCGAATTCATGGCGATTACATTGCAGATTGTTGGGATAACCCTCTTCTCGGCTGATACGGAAGCCGATGCCGATGAGGTGTTTGCGGCAATGCATGATCTGGTTGCTATGTTCGATCTGGCGGTATTACCGTTTGCCGACTGGCTGTTTGCCTTGCCGTTACCACCTGTGCGCCGCTTTCAGGCTGTGAAAGCCCGCCTCGATGCCATCATATACCGGTTGATTGCCCAGCGCCGCGCCAATCCGGTTGATCGTGGCGATCTGCTCTCGATGTTGCTGACCGCTGTGGATCATGAGGGTGATGGCTACCGGATGACCGATACCCAACTGCGTGATGAGCTGTTGACGATCTTTCTTGCCGGACACGAGACCACCGCAAACGCTTTGACCTGGGCGCTCTACTTGTTAGCGCAATATCCATCTCTTGCCGCACACCTGGCCGCCGAACTGGATACTGTGCTTGGTGGACGGAAACCGACTGTCGCCGATCTGCCGAAGCTGACCTATACCTCATGGTTTTTTGCCGAAGCCCTGCGTCTCTATCCTCCGGCGTGGCTCATCGGGCGGCGGGCAATTGCACCGGTGACACTCGGTGATGTGCGGATTGCGCCTGATACCATCGTTCTGTTGAGTCCATGGCTGATGCACCACGATCCCCGGTTCTTCCATGAACCGTACCATTGTGATCCCCTCCGCCACACGCCGGAAGCCCAGGCTCAGCGACCAAAATTTGCCTTCTTCCCCTTCGGTGGTGGGCCGCGCACCTGTATCGGCGAACCGTTTGCCTGGATGGAGGGTATTCTCGTGCTGGCAACGCTGGCGCAACGCTGGCAATTTCTGCCGGTCGCCGATCATCCGGTCGTCCTCCAGACCGGTATTACCCTCCGTCCACGGTACGGCATGCAATTACAGCTCAGAGAACGTCGAACAGTTTTGGGTGCAGCGTGA
- a CDS encoding YgfZ/GcvT domain-containing protein, with amino-acid sequence MNQETLTAYEAVYGYAAVINESDRGRLWMRGRDRAALLHRLSTNHIERLQPGQGTLTALTTPIGRMIDLLRVYALPDALLLETGDGHGPAILRHLRKNIFFNDQVTVADASAELGQIGVYGPQASQVIQTIGLSVDLPLHSIATGDWNGHQVLVARCEPLGGDGYTLYPPATQTTTLLTALTDEGAVPLDSHTAEVVRIEHGYPRFKHEITLDYIPLEADLWRAVSFQKGCYVGQEIIARMESRGRIAKLLCGLRLSAAPEAVPAAVTVDGKEAGTLTSAAYSPRYGWIGLAYVRRAYAESGTIVTLAQQPATVCRLPFISGTTQDDAA; translated from the coding sequence ATGAATCAGGAAACACTGACAGCTTACGAGGCGGTGTATGGGTATGCTGCCGTGATCAACGAGTCTGATCGCGGACGGCTCTGGATGCGTGGTCGCGACCGCGCAGCACTGCTACACCGGCTCTCGACGAACCATATCGAGCGATTACAGCCCGGTCAAGGCACCCTGACCGCGCTCACCACGCCAATTGGGCGTATGATCGATCTGCTACGGGTATATGCCCTCCCTGACGCATTGTTGCTTGAGACCGGCGATGGTCATGGACCGGCGATTTTGCGCCATTTGCGCAAGAATATCTTCTTCAACGATCAGGTGACGGTCGCCGACGCGAGTGCCGAACTGGGTCAGATTGGCGTCTACGGGCCACAGGCTAGCCAGGTGATTCAGACGATTGGTTTGTCGGTTGATCTGCCGCTACACAGTATCGCAACCGGTGACTGGAATGGACATCAGGTGCTGGTAGCACGGTGTGAACCGTTGGGTGGCGATGGGTATACTCTCTATCCACCGGCAACGCAAACAACGACGCTGCTTACTGCGCTAACTGATGAAGGGGCCGTTCCACTCGACAGTCATACGGCAGAAGTAGTACGCATCGAGCATGGCTATCCGCGCTTCAAACACGAGATCACACTGGATTATATTCCGCTCGAAGCCGATTTGTGGCGTGCGGTGAGTTTCCAGAAAGGGTGCTACGTTGGGCAAGAGATTATTGCCCGCATGGAGAGCCGGGGGCGGATCGCCAAGCTCTTGTGCGGCTTACGTCTGTCGGCTGCGCCCGAAGCGGTACCGGCAGCGGTAACGGTGGATGGCAAAGAGGCTGGTACCCTGACCAGTGCTGCCTACTCACCACGCTACGGCTGGATCGGACTGGCCTATGTGCGCCGTGCCTATGCCGAGAGTGGCACCATCGTGACCCTCGCTCAACAACCGGCAACCGTGTGTCGGCTACCATTCATTAGTGGTACAACCCAGGACGATGCAGCATGA